Within Hydra vulgaris chromosome 02, alternate assembly HydraT2T_AEP, the genomic segment TTTCAATAGACTGTTAATGATtggtaaatatataattttttctagtttgtcaataatatgcataattttaaacatttgtgcAAAATCCAAATCTCCTTTTTGTCTCCTTTCCACTATTATAGTTAGATTTAATGCTTTGAGTCATTGAAGAAAGAAATCTTATTGATGATACCAGTTTAGTTGGATTCATTTAGCTGGATTCTTTTCGTATTATCACAATCAGATTTTAGAAAGTAAGACTGAAACTGCAAACTCTAGTAATGGCTTTATTTGATCTTTATTCAACTCTAGGTTGAATAAAGATCAAATAAAgccatcaaaaataaaaaacattttacaatcaaaataagctatatatatatatatatatatatatatatatatatatatatatatatatatatatatatatatatatatatatatttatatttgtgtgttTGCGTGTGTGTAAATAATACTATTGATATgttgtttgttataaattataaattatttaaattttttttttaaatttagtttttctattctcttttttttttagtttttattttcactttaatatgttacataataataatagaatgaTCTGGTGTTCCTTGAAGCTCAAGTTCAGAACATAACAACTTCAAATATGTGCATGGAACAAGTGACTCTAGAACCTTCACAGTATTATCATGTACAATCTCTTAATTTTTTGCCGAAAGACAACAAACTTGATGGAGTATTTGGTTGTAGTTACATGAATCCAATGGATACAAGACAATATCTATTTAAACTTCTTCCTAAATGTGATGATTCGAAAGAGATGCGAACCAAAGTCTGGTTattaatggtttttattttaggttaaaattgttctttattttataaaattacatttaaatatttgatatttttttgcctttatttaaaatagccTCCGTTATCAATCGGAAAGTTGGACATTGTTTGGAGAACTAATTTTGGGGAGACTGGTCGTTTACAGACAAGTCAACTTCAAAGAATggtataacatttaaaattaatcatttttctttatttcactATGCTGAAATTATAAAGcttttttgttatgtttcttttttttctttaaattgttttctgtttttagtattgttttttttttcaaatcatgtttttttgaccataaaaatttaaaatacaataatgtTGTCTGTTTGacatatatgcacatatattcGTGATGTATTCgtgcatttaatttaaaagaacagTATTCAGGTTCTGACTGATCTAAATCAAATCTGCATCTGGTCTGCAACTgataaaaatttgcatttttttttttgcctatatttgaaaaaataaatctgtttattcaaaatatcaTAGTTGAATTGAAAGTTTAAAGGAAACCCAGCTTTACGTCTAACTAAAGTATGAAAATAccaaattgaatttaaaaagttatattaaaaagtagaCAAGAAAAGCTATATGGGGATTAAActcatgaatatatatatatatatatatatatatatatatatatatatatatatatatatatatatatatatataaatatatatatatatatatatatatatatatatatatatatatatatgtaaattatgttagtgtattttacaaatagagtgctcagtgttcttaaagaacagagcaataattaATTAGTTTCACCATTGCTGGATCATCAGGAAGAGTTCTCTTCCTGATGATCCAGCAATGGTGAAACTTCAAGTCGAAGATCAaagttagataagtgttttttactaatttttatatatatatatatatatatatatatatatatatatatatatatatatatatatatatatatatatatatatatatatatatatatatatatatatatatatatatatatatatatatatatatatataaaggagagagaagaaaaaaaagagatgtgtatatgtgtgagtgtctgtatatacatttttttttaatttttatttaagcaaaatttatttgaagtatGGATAAATAGAgtgaaatattgataaaatttagtttaaaatttttaaagaaaatttaaaaaatgttttatataaacatgtttgATGGTTTAAGAGCCTTGACTTAATATGAAGGtgatagataaaaaaaaattgtttctagtATTATACCTAGAGACAGTTTGAATGATATTACTTAAGCAATCTGTTTTTCTCCTCCCTTAACCCTTTCTTCACCCTTAACTATCACAGTCCATTATGGTTGCAAATTCTATTTGTGTAGAATGGCTCTTACAGCCaaagaatataatattttagttaaaatgcataaatattAATCAGCAAATATGTGCAAATGTtactatatttgtttttgaataactATGTGACTAGttattcacacaaaaaaaaatcattatctaTCTATATCTACATTgtggttacaaaaaaaaaggtagttTTTAGCCCTTCTATGCTGTGGTTAcacatatacaaaaaaattagctGTCATACTCCTCCAACAATTTCTTATGGTATAGTATTATGTTTGGATAAAGCTCTGGTTTTAAAGTTTATGCATTGATAACTTAAATTAGATAAACTGAAATCCaaacattttcagttttttttttttttaatattgtttttttgttgttattttttgtagGCTCCATCTGAGCGTGatgtaaaattagttttaattgaaGCACCAGATGTTGTTAGTTTAGAAAAGCAGTTCCAAATTAAATGTCGACTTGAAAATTCAAGGTACCATCTTTAAAATGTTAGCATAAGTACTGaaagtattaaaactttaaaatggcGTGtgcaacaaataaattttattttcttacatGCTGATTTTAGAGTAATAAAGAATTGGgtttgattataatttaaatcttcatgctataatcatttttatgcactttttttttttttttttttttttttattccaatgatttgaaattaaaaattgttgttattgtttttttaagtccTGCAAAAATAGAAGCTAAATTGTTTCTTACAAATCCTCATAACAATTCAATATTGTGGTGTGGAATATCAGGAAaggtatttaataattttccactttttttttcttgttactttttattattgttttatgtaCTTTTGATTATATTAGATTCTTGGACCGCTACCTCAAGGCTCTCACTTAGATATCACTCTTCTACTCTTAGCAATAAGGCCTGGATttcatgtatgttttttttcctgtttagtttaaattattcaattaaaatttttttttttgcttctttagttttattatccaatttaagttttttatacataataaaatgtattttttaattgtattttaatttatagtttttcaaagtgggttttttttactttgtagtCTATCGGTGGTGTTCGAATACAGGATCTTAACAGTTCTAGAGTTTATGAATTTgacgatatttttaaattacttgttTGTGCAACTTGTGAAAttccttttaataaatgatttttttatatctttacatttatttcaatcatttttttctttaatgactTTAGTtttcaatttgctttatttatataacttgtGTACAAATTAATGTAttcaaataacaattatatataacaaataatgtacataaaactttgtaaattaaaattcatGATTTTGAATAACAATTATACAAGTAAGActtctaaaaagtttttcatttataaaattttaaattttttttagatggctctatttaaaaacttatatgattatttctgaaaatatgtttgcaaaaaaaaactaacagaaAAGGTCAAAAcaagaattgttttttaactttttgtcaagaattttttgacacaaatttattttgtgtgttgtttgatttgattttaaaaaaataatctcattGGTTCGTTGATTTCCCtgacataatt encodes:
- the LOC100204077 gene encoding trafficking protein particle complex subunit 13 isoform X2, whose translation is MQDQVKEKDHLLVLKVMRLTKPSIKSPLHVTAEEHDFPGDLFYNEMMNDISALKGAEEMAVGEILSLPQAFGSIYLGETFSCYISILNDSNQCCKDISVKTDMQTATQRFQLTAFKPKDMLSPDQSVDDVISYEVKELGTHILICAVTYSSQNGEKLYMRRFYKFQVLKPLEVKTKFYNGQNDLVFLEAQVQNITTSNMCMEQVTLEPSQYYHVQSLNFLPKDNKLDGVFGCSYMNPMDTRQYLFKLLPKCDDSKEMRTKPPLSIGKLDIVWRTNFGETGRLQTSQLQRMAPSERDVKLVLIEAPDVVSLEKQFQIKCRLENSSPAKIEAKLFLTNPHNNSILWCGISGKILGPLPQGSHLDITLLLLAIRPGFHSIGGVRIQDLNSSRVYEFDDIFKLLVCATCEIPFNK